In Haloplanus rubicundus, one DNA window encodes the following:
- a CDS encoding efflux RND transporter permease subunit — MSALRRLFRTVGHEIQAHPVATLLIAALLLVTAFGGAAQITSVTGDQAFTAENPTLEKFGDSFDRGSISVLVRGEVTDPATLRAMARFDDRMSTVENVAYVSSPADRVRAEYGRIPDSEAKIERVLGRPNLAFVQVVFEPGLTQPEERPIYTEALSAEEWARFPAGVDVIITGSAAFSAQLSVLIQQSTNQLLGLAVGLMIVALFFLFRGVRLRLLPIVAVFVGVLYTFGAIGYAGVPNSTLTSAVFPILIGLGIDYSVQFHERYEEELETAPPREALPRALAGIGPPVFVAMLAAALGFGATWISTQGTPAFVWFAQTSIFGVLLTFLAGLIVLLPVLTLYARFRRRGFGELGLHELADGGWKEMSGEASTDADDGTDDDTPDGTPPTDPAVDGDAVGPAQPGFDGDDDPTDSERVGAFGRALGRTSRTLAANPAVVLLVAVLLMGAGFQAGTGLDTLADTEEFIPQDLPAYVDLQQFRAATGGGTAVQYDVILLGSDLRHPAVLRWMEDFERVAVGAPLVQGVDSPATLVKEYNGGEIPQTQAGVERVLDRVPARERARYYSDGYAHITVIAAQDMTTDETLSFISNVGEAIEFSNPPPGVQAELTGTAAISPPSIVDQIESRNVTTGLGVALIFGLLLAYYRRLVKAIAPLVPMFFVIGWQNLYMAALDIPVSPLGASLGALTVGIGAEYTIIVMERYYEEKSRAGASKLDAVETAATRVGKAISVSGMTTVFGFSALTLSPFPILADFGFLTVGVIFLTLVAALATLPPTLVVLDTLEDRILDAFGRSGAGADPAP; from the coding sequence GTGTCCGCGCTCCGACGGCTGTTCCGGACCGTCGGCCACGAGATTCAGGCCCACCCGGTCGCGACGCTCCTGATCGCCGCGCTCCTCCTCGTCACCGCGTTCGGCGGGGCGGCACAGATCACGAGCGTCACCGGCGATCAGGCCTTTACCGCCGAGAACCCCACCCTCGAGAAGTTCGGCGACTCGTTCGACCGCGGGTCGATATCCGTCCTCGTCAGGGGCGAAGTGACCGACCCGGCGACGCTCAGGGCCATGGCCCGGTTCGACGACCGGATGTCGACGGTGGAGAACGTCGCGTACGTCTCCAGCCCGGCCGATCGGGTGCGCGCGGAGTACGGCCGGATTCCGGACTCGGAGGCGAAAATCGAGCGCGTCCTCGGGCGTCCGAACCTGGCGTTCGTGCAGGTGGTGTTCGAGCCGGGACTCACCCAGCCGGAGGAGCGGCCCATCTACACCGAGGCGCTCTCCGCCGAGGAGTGGGCGCGATTCCCCGCCGGCGTGGACGTGATCATCACCGGCTCGGCCGCCTTCTCGGCACAGCTGTCCGTGCTCATCCAGCAGAGCACGAACCAGTTGCTCGGTCTCGCGGTCGGGCTGATGATCGTCGCGCTCTTTTTCCTCTTCCGGGGGGTTCGACTGCGCCTCCTGCCCATCGTCGCCGTGTTCGTGGGCGTCCTCTATACGTTCGGCGCCATCGGCTACGCGGGGGTGCCGAACTCGACCCTGACGAGCGCCGTCTTCCCCATCCTGATCGGCCTCGGCATCGACTACTCCGTCCAGTTCCACGAGCGCTACGAGGAGGAGTTGGAGACGGCGCCGCCGCGGGAGGCGCTCCCGCGGGCGCTGGCGGGGATCGGACCGCCGGTGTTCGTCGCGATGCTCGCCGCGGCGCTCGGCTTCGGCGCCACCTGGATTTCGACCCAGGGGACGCCCGCATTCGTCTGGTTCGCCCAGACCTCCATCTTCGGCGTCCTCCTGACCTTCCTCGCGGGGTTGATCGTCCTGCTGCCGGTGCTGACGCTATACGCACGCTTCCGTCGGCGCGGCTTCGGCGAACTCGGGCTTCACGAACTCGCCGACGGCGGGTGGAAGGAGATGTCGGGCGAGGCGTCGACCGATGCGGACGACGGCACCGACGACGACACGCCGGACGGGACGCCGCCCACCGACCCGGCCGTCGACGGCGACGCGGTCGGCCCGGCTCAACCGGGGTTCGACGGCGACGACGACCCCACCGACTCCGAACGGGTCGGCGCGTTCGGCCGGGCGCTCGGGCGCACCTCGCGGACGCTGGCGGCCAACCCGGCGGTCGTGCTGCTGGTCGCCGTCCTGCTGATGGGCGCGGGCTTTCAGGCCGGCACCGGACTCGACACCCTCGCCGACACCGAGGAGTTCATCCCGCAGGACCTGCCGGCGTACGTCGACCTCCAGCAGTTCCGTGCCGCGACGGGCGGCGGGACGGCCGTCCAGTACGACGTGATACTCCTCGGGAGCGACCTCAGACATCCGGCGGTGTTGCGCTGGATGGAGGACTTCGAACGGGTGGCCGTTGGCGCGCCGCTCGTTCAGGGCGTCGACTCGCCGGCGACGCTCGTCAAAGAGTACAACGGCGGCGAGATTCCACAGACGCAGGCGGGCGTCGAGCGCGTCCTCGACCGCGTTCCGGCCCGGGAGCGCGCCCGATACTACAGCGACGGCTACGCACACATCACGGTGATCGCGGCCCAGGACATGACGACCGACGAGACGCTCTCGTTCATCTCGAACGTCGGGGAGGCCATCGAGTTCAGCAACCCGCCGCCGGGCGTGCAGGCGGAGCTCACCGGAACGGCCGCCATCTCCCCGCCCTCCATCGTCGATCAGATCGAGAGCCGGAACGTCACGACGGGGCTCGGCGTCGCCCTCATCTTCGGCTTGCTGCTGGCGTACTACCGGCGGCTGGTGAAGGCGATTGCACCGCTGGTGCCGATGTTTTTCGTCATCGGCTGGCAGAACCTCTACATGGCGGCGCTCGACATTCCGGTGTCACCGCTCGGCGCCAGCCTCGGGGCGCTGACCGTCGGTATCGGCGCCGAGTACACCATCATCGTGATGGAGCGGTACTACGAGGAGAAGTCGCGAGCGGGCGCGAGCAAGCTCGACGCCGTGGAGACGGCCGCCACCCGCGTGGGGAAGGCCATCTCCGTCTCGGGGATGACGACGGTGTTCGGCTTCTCGGCGCTGACGCTCTCGCCGTTCCCCATCCTCGCCGACTTCGGCTTCCTGACGGTGGGCGTCATCTTCCTGACGCTGGTGGCGGCGCTGGCGACGCTCCCCCCGACGCTGGTCGTCCTCGACACGCTCGAGGACCGAATTCTCGACGCCTTCGGGCGGTCGGGGGCGGGCGCCGATCCGGCGCCGTAA
- a CDS encoding dihydrodipicolinate synthase family protein has protein sequence MPTAPADSEYGTSLVPTVTPFANGSVDADAVADLSEFVLENGADGLVPCGTTGEFASLTLEEYETVVSTSVDAADGAPVLPGAASTSVAGTLERIDVAADAGADAVLIVLPYFHGANDPAGNERFLRAVLDDTSLPIVLYNIPSCVGQSIDADLIEAVADHPDLAGMKDTSGDLTHLIDVIRRTGDDFHLFQGWDSQLVPAVSLGATGGINAVSNYLPGLMAEAIDAAAENDVSRGRDLQLNHIAPLFDTSLEFGFAPTTKAALIERGVIDDDGVRPPLVELDDDQVATVRDVLEETLAVAE, from the coding sequence ATGCCAACTGCACCCGCAGACTCGGAGTACGGCACGTCCCTCGTGCCGACGGTGACGCCCTTCGCGAACGGTTCGGTCGACGCGGACGCGGTCGCCGACCTCTCGGAGTTCGTCCTCGAGAACGGCGCCGACGGCCTCGTCCCCTGCGGGACGACCGGCGAGTTCGCCAGCCTCACCCTCGAGGAGTACGAGACGGTCGTCTCGACGAGCGTCGACGCCGCGGACGGCGCGCCCGTCCTCCCCGGCGCCGCGTCGACGTCGGTCGCCGGCACCCTCGAACGCATCGACGTCGCGGCCGACGCCGGCGCCGACGCCGTGTTGATCGTCCTGCCCTACTTCCACGGCGCGAACGACCCCGCGGGCAACGAGCGGTTCCTGCGGGCCGTCCTCGACGACACGTCGCTCCCGATCGTTCTCTACAACATCCCCTCCTGTGTCGGGCAGTCAATCGACGCCGACCTGATCGAGGCGGTGGCGGACCACCCCGATCTCGCGGGCATGAAGGATACGAGCGGCGATCTGACCCACCTCATCGACGTGATCCGGCGGACCGGCGACGACTTCCACCTGTTCCAGGGGTGGGACAGCCAGCTCGTCCCCGCCGTCTCGCTCGGCGCCACCGGCGGCATCAACGCGGTGTCGAACTACCTGCCCGGACTGATGGCGGAGGCCATCGACGCGGCGGCGGAAAACGACGTGTCGCGCGGACGTGACCTCCAGTTGAACCACATCGCGCCCCTGTTCGACACGTCCCTGGAGTTCGGCTTCGCGCCCACGACGAAGGCGGCGCTGATCGAACGCGGCGTCATCGACGACGACGGGGTGCGGCCGCCGCTGGTCGAACTCGACGACGACCAAGTGGCGACGGTGCGGGACGTCCTCGAGGAGACGCTCGCCGTCGCCGAGTGA
- a CDS encoding CehA/McbA family metallohydrolase: MQTTLRIDPHVHSEGSYDGHDPVELLLEQAAEIGLDGIVVTDHDVIHESLRAAELAPEYGLIGIPGVEVSTNVGHLLAIGVTEMPPRRAPLDETVEWVRDHGGVAVVPHPFQRSRHGIPRRHLVDCDAVEVFNSWLFTGFRNRRARRFAAERGYPALAASDAHSVPHVGRAFTELVIDGVARADLDGDTVLDAMRNGSTRMQGRRQPIPASARHYAVGSARKSGYYAKAGALKGQAAARAGALRGAQLLARLSPL, from the coding sequence GTGCAGACCACGCTCCGAATCGACCCGCACGTTCACTCCGAGGGCTCCTACGACGGCCACGACCCCGTGGAGCTGCTGCTGGAGCAGGCGGCGGAAATCGGGCTGGACGGCATCGTCGTCACCGACCACGACGTGATCCACGAGTCGCTCCGGGCGGCCGAACTCGCCCCGGAGTACGGTCTGATCGGGATTCCGGGCGTCGAGGTGTCGACGAACGTGGGACACCTGCTGGCTATCGGCGTGACCGAGATGCCGCCGCGGCGCGCGCCGCTCGACGAGACGGTCGAGTGGGTTCGCGACCACGGCGGCGTGGCGGTGGTTCCACACCCGTTCCAGCGGAGTCGCCACGGGATTCCGCGGCGCCACCTCGTCGACTGCGACGCGGTCGAAGTGTTCAATTCGTGGCTGTTCACGGGGTTTCGGAACCGGCGGGCGCGGCGGTTCGCGGCCGAACGCGGCTACCCGGCGCTGGCCGCCAGCGACGCCCACTCCGTCCCCCACGTCGGCCGGGCGTTCACCGAACTCGTCATCGACGGCGTGGCGCGGGCGGACCTGGACGGTGACACGGTGCTCGACGCGATGCGTAACGGCTCGACGCGGATGCAGGGTCGCAGACAGCCCATCCCGGCCTCGGCCCGTCACTACGCCGTCGGGTCGGCGCGGAAGAGCGGCTACTACGCGAAGGCGGGGGCGCTCAAAGGGCAGGCGGCGGCCAGAGCCGGCGCCCTCCGCGGGGCACAGCTGTTGGCGAGACTCTCACCGCTGTGA
- a CDS encoding S49 family peptidase yields the protein MASRIGALLRRIARSYVLFVVIGVVVGLALAPVAWNATSSDGTVAVVPVAGTIDGGTSAGVSAMLQRARSDSDVKAVVLLVNSGGGGAAASEELYLQTKRTSQEMPVITSVDAAAASGAYYTIAPSDHIYAKPASTVGSVGVLATTPRALEPTTVISTTGPNKLTGGDEREFNYILESLGNAFIGAIFEQRGSELQLSRTELEQARIYSGTQAVQNGLVDSIGGRQAAVEHAADEAGLDNYDVRVMRPDGTARFLSRSNYVASTAPNKTMVSATYLYGEEPSGPVFLMVPATYLNPANDSAAETRPTAATRLSPSPAVAAASGGTHVA from the coding sequence ATGGCGAGCAGAATAGGGGCCCTCCTTCGGCGAATCGCACGGTCGTACGTGCTGTTCGTCGTCATCGGAGTGGTCGTCGGCCTCGCGTTGGCACCCGTCGCGTGGAACGCCACGTCCTCGGACGGAACGGTCGCGGTCGTTCCGGTGGCGGGAACCATCGACGGCGGGACGTCCGCCGGGGTATCGGCCATGCTACAGCGGGCCCGCTCCGATTCCGACGTGAAGGCGGTCGTGTTGCTCGTAAACAGCGGGGGTGGTGGCGCCGCCGCCAGCGAGGAGTTGTATCTCCAGACGAAGCGGACCAGCCAGGAGATGCCGGTGATCACCAGCGTCGACGCCGCGGCGGCCTCCGGCGCGTACTACACCATCGCGCCGAGCGATCACATCTACGCCAAGCCGGCCTCGACGGTCGGGAGCGTGGGCGTGCTCGCGACGACGCCGAGGGCACTGGAACCGACGACGGTCATCTCCACCACCGGCCCGAACAAGCTGACCGGCGGCGACGAACGCGAGTTCAACTACATCCTGGAGTCACTGGGTAACGCCTTCATCGGCGCCATCTTCGAGCAGCGCGGCTCGGAGCTTCAGCTCTCCCGGACCGAACTCGAACAGGCGCGCATCTACAGCGGCACCCAGGCGGTCCAGAACGGCCTCGTCGACTCCATCGGTGGGCGGCAGGCGGCGGTCGAACACGCCGCGGACGAGGCGGGACTCGACAACTACGACGTGCGCGTCATGCGCCCCGACGGGACCGCGCGGTTCCTCTCGCGCTCGAACTACGTCGCGTCGACCGCGCCGAACAAGACGATGGTGTCGGCCACGTATCTCTACGGCGAGGAGCCGTCCGGACCGGTGTTCCTGATGGTGCCGGCGACGTATCTGAACCCGGCCAACGACTCGGCGGCGGAAACGCGACCGACCGCGGCGACCCGCCTGTCGCCGTCTCCGGCCGTCGCCGCGGCGTCGGGAGGCACCCATGTGGCGTGA
- a CDS encoding DUF4350 domain-containing protein — protein MWRELGKRLVVLVLTVAVVLAVVAGGSTLLQSEDGRTSLQNPEYEPDAVVPDPIEATGTVDPDPDPDADDTGTVVIDRGHANRFSRSDIEPLVDALVREGYHVEFYTDGDLAVALEDADAFLVIDPGSEYLPGDIDDVRQFTGNGGRLVMIGEPDRTAVSASIFGTSIATQESRLTTLASRYGMSVDTQYLYNQENADGTFKHVLARPTSGELDGVEQTTMYTAAAVTARNGSVLLRSAPNTIKSGSDEVTGEYPVAVERNNVLLLGDKTFMQGDRYRVADNEQLVAYVAEFMIEGDYEAPPEEDEEDELGADDDSESGTPSGNATTTATAAPVTAES, from the coding sequence ATGTGGCGTGAACTGGGGAAGCGGCTGGTCGTCCTCGTCCTGACCGTCGCCGTCGTCCTCGCGGTGGTCGCCGGGGGCTCGACGCTCCTCCAGAGTGAGGACGGGCGAACGTCGCTCCAGAACCCCGAGTACGAACCCGACGCCGTCGTCCCCGACCCCATCGAAGCGACGGGGACGGTCGATCCCGACCCCGATCCCGACGCCGACGACACGGGGACGGTCGTCATCGACCGCGGGCACGCCAACCGCTTCAGCCGGTCGGACATCGAACCGCTCGTCGACGCGCTGGTTCGGGAGGGGTATCACGTCGAGTTCTACACCGACGGCGACCTGGCCGTCGCGCTCGAGGACGCGGACGCGTTCCTCGTGATCGATCCCGGGTCGGAGTACCTGCCCGGCGACATCGACGACGTGCGGCAGTTCACGGGCAACGGCGGTCGCTTGGTGATGATCGGCGAGCCGGACCGGACGGCCGTCAGCGCCAGCATCTTCGGAACCAGCATCGCGACACAGGAGAGCCGGCTCACGACGCTCGCGTCCCGGTACGGGATGAGCGTCGACACCCAGTACCTCTACAACCAGGAGAACGCCGACGGGACGTTCAAACACGTCCTCGCCCGGCCGACGAGCGGCGAACTGGACGGTGTCGAGCAGACGACGATGTACACGGCGGCGGCCGTCACCGCCCGAAACGGGAGCGTCCTCCTCCGGAGCGCGCCGAACACGATCAAGTCGGGGAGCGACGAGGTGACCGGCGAGTATCCGGTCGCCGTGGAGCGAAACAACGTCCTCCTGCTCGGCGACAAGACGTTCATGCAGGGAGACCGGTACCGCGTCGCCGACAACGAGCAGTTGGTGGCGTACGTCGCCGAGTTCATGATCGAGGGCGACTACGAGGCGCCGCCCGAGGAGGACGAGGAAGACGAACTCGGCGCGGACGATGATTCGGAGTCGGGGACGCCGTCGGGGAACGCGACCACGACTGCGACCGCGGCGCCGGTGACGGCGGAGTCGTAA
- a CDS encoding peptidylprolyl isomerase translates to MSNPTATLHTTHGDITVELFADRAPKTVENFVNLAEHDPAANDDPAPETVTWEDPETGETRGDSLYADIPFHRIIHGFMIQGGDPTGTGRGGPGYTFDDEFHPELRHDGPGVLSMANRGPDTNGSQFFITLDAQPHLDDKHAVFGEVIEGMDVVEELGSVKTDPNDQPLDEVRLEYVDVDR, encoded by the coding sequence ATGAGCAATCCGACTGCGACGCTGCATACGACACACGGCGACATCACGGTCGAACTGTTCGCGGATCGGGCGCCGAAGACGGTGGAGAACTTCGTCAACCTCGCCGAACACGACCCGGCGGCGAACGACGACCCGGCTCCCGAGACGGTGACGTGGGAGGACCCTGAGACCGGCGAGACGCGCGGCGATTCGCTGTACGCCGACATCCCCTTCCACCGGATCATCCACGGCTTCATGATCCAGGGCGGCGATCCCACCGGCACCGGCCGCGGCGGCCCGGGCTACACCTTCGACGACGAGTTCCACCCCGAACTCCGCCACGACGGCCCGGGCGTCCTCTCGATGGCCAACCGCGGTCCGGACACCAACGGCTCGCAGTTCTTCATCACCCTCGACGCCCAGCCACACCTCGACGACAAGCACGCCGTCTTCGGCGAAGTGATCGAGGGGATGGACGTCGTCGAGGAACTCGGCTCGGTGAAGACGGACCCGAACGACCAGCCACTCGACGAGGTCCGCCTCGAATACGTCGATGTGGACCGCTGA
- the pabB gene encoding aminodeoxychorismate synthase, component I, translating to MSDDATVETSLDTFRDAAAGAAPGTRVPVVVRLGAEPFEAYRRARGDAPSVFFETSGGQPGWGYFGVDPDAVHEVEEGVLDAITDLVADESLARGDCEVPYPGGFFGWLSYDTVREIEDLPSSAVDDRGLPRLQLARYTCLAAWRAGESTLRIVATPRVDGDTEAAYERGVERALELATAATMGDPSVGDPPTTGPVNFTSSCDRAAYADRVRRVQAYIRDGDTFQANISHRLTAPAAVHPVEAFAALRDVNPAPYSGLVEFPGVDLVSASPELLLERDGDHLRTEPIAGTRPRGDTDAEDRRLESDLRSDEKERAEHAMLVDLERNDLGKVSEYGSVTVDEYRRVDRYSEVFHLVSEVTGRLAEGYDLGDAIGATFPGGTITGAPKPRTMEIIDEVEARRRGPYTGSMAAIGFDGRATLNIIIRTLVRHGDEYHLRVGGGVVHDSVPDREYDETLAKARALVNAVDAALGDGMEMEVTGG from the coding sequence GTGAGCGACGACGCGACGGTCGAGACGTCGCTCGACACCTTCCGTGACGCGGCGGCCGGTGCGGCGCCCGGAACGCGCGTACCGGTCGTCGTTCGGCTGGGCGCGGAGCCGTTCGAGGCCTACCGCCGCGCACGGGGCGACGCCCCTTCCGTCTTCTTCGAAACCTCGGGCGGGCAACCCGGCTGGGGCTACTTCGGCGTCGACCCCGACGCGGTCCACGAGGTCGAGGAGGGCGTCCTCGACGCCATCACCGACCTCGTCGCGGACGAGTCGCTCGCCCGCGGCGACTGCGAGGTTCCCTACCCCGGCGGCTTCTTCGGGTGGCTCTCCTACGACACGGTCCGGGAGATCGAGGACCTGCCGTCGTCGGCCGTCGACGACCGGGGACTCCCGCGGCTCCAACTCGCACGCTACACCTGTCTCGCGGCGTGGCGAGCGGGCGAGTCGACGCTGCGGATCGTCGCGACGCCGCGCGTCGACGGCGATACGGAGGCGGCCTACGAACGCGGCGTCGAACGGGCGCTGGAACTGGCCACGGCGGCGACGATGGGCGATCCGTCGGTCGGCGACCCGCCGACGACGGGGCCGGTGAACTTCACGAGTTCCTGTGATCGGGCGGCGTACGCCGACCGGGTGCGCCGGGTGCAGGCGTACATCCGCGACGGCGACACCTTCCAGGCGAACATCTCCCACCGGCTGACGGCGCCGGCGGCGGTCCACCCGGTCGAGGCCTTTGCCGCGCTCCGGGACGTGAACCCGGCGCCGTATTCGGGGCTGGTCGAGTTCCCCGGCGTCGACCTGGTGAGCGCGAGTCCCGAGTTGTTGCTGGAGCGGGACGGCGACCACCTGCGGACGGAGCCCATCGCTGGCACCCGACCGCGCGGGGACACCGACGCCGAGGATCGGCGCCTCGAATCGGATCTGCGAAGCGACGAGAAAGAGCGAGCGGAACACGCGATGCTCGTCGACCTCGAACGCAACGACCTGGGGAAGGTGAGCGAGTACGGCTCGGTCACCGTCGACGAGTACCGGCGCGTCGACCGCTACTCGGAGGTGTTTCACCTCGTCTCCGAGGTGACCGGGCGACTGGCCGAGGGGTACGATCTCGGCGACGCCATCGGCGCGACGTTCCCCGGGGGCACCATTACGGGCGCACCGAAACCACGGACGATGGAGATCATCGACGAGGTGGAGGCGCGCCGGCGTGGGCCGTACACGGGGAGCATGGCGGCCATCGGCTTCGACGGCCGCGCGACGCTCAACATCATCATCCGGACGCTGGTGCGCCACGGCGACGAGTACCACCTCCGGGTGGGCGGCGGCGTCGTCCACGACTCGGTGCCGGACCGCGAGTACGACGAGACGCTGGCGAAGGCGCGGGCGCTGGTCAACGCCGTCGACGCCGCCCTCGGCGACGGGATGGAGATGGAGGTGACGGGGGGATGA
- a CDS encoding anthranilate synthase component II, with protein sequence MSRILVVDNYDSFAYNLVQYVGEAAGEVLVRRNDAVDVDGIRKLDPDGIVVSPGPGTPQEAGVSMPVFADLEYPTLGVCLGHQALCAVHGATVGHAPEVVHGKRSTITHDGGGVFDGLPERFDVGRYHSLAVGRDDVPDALVETAHTDDGNGVVMGVRHREKPHIGVQFHPESILTDDGKRLVRNFLELCSTT encoded by the coding sequence ATGAGTCGGATTCTGGTCGTCGACAACTACGACTCCTTCGCGTACAACCTCGTCCAGTACGTCGGCGAGGCGGCCGGCGAGGTGCTCGTCCGCCGGAACGACGCGGTGGACGTAGACGGGATTCGGAAGCTGGACCCGGACGGCATCGTCGTCTCGCCGGGGCCGGGCACCCCGCAGGAGGCGGGCGTGTCGATGCCCGTCTTCGCCGACCTCGAGTATCCGACCCTGGGGGTCTGTCTCGGCCATCAGGCGCTGTGTGCGGTCCACGGCGCGACGGTCGGCCACGCCCCGGAGGTGGTCCACGGCAAGCGGTCGACGATCACCCACGACGGCGGCGGCGTCTTCGACGGCCTGCCCGAGCGCTTCGACGTGGGGCGATATCACTCGCTGGCGGTCGGCCGCGACGACGTGCCCGACGCACTGGTGGAGACGGCCCACACCGACGACGGCAACGGCGTCGTGATGGGTGTCCGCCACCGCGAGAAGCCGCATATCGGCGTCCAGTTCCACCCCGAGAGTATCCTGACCGACGACGGGAAACGGCTCGTCCGCAACTTCCTCGAGCTATGCAGTACCACGTGA
- a CDS encoding aminotransferase class IV produces MQYHVNGRLVESSEATVSVEDRGFLYGDAAFETCRAYGGAVFEWDAHLTRLANTCQTLGMPDAVPDDLHDRIDATLSANGLADAYVRVSVTRGVQPGKLTPADDVEPSVVIIVKPLPRGGVDGEDVWDGPADVRTVERRRIPETAMPAAAKTHNYLDGILARLELRGTGADECLVRDVDGAVAEGATSNVFFVDGGTLKTPSLAGPILPGVTRAVVLELAAERGIPVETGTYDVDAVRTADEAFLTNTTWEVRPVAAVDGAAVGGGATTDALADAFDRRVEACYGAADRS; encoded by the coding sequence ATGCAGTACCACGTGAACGGCCGGCTGGTCGAGTCGAGCGAGGCGACGGTGAGCGTCGAGGACCGCGGGTTCCTCTACGGCGACGCCGCGTTCGAGACGTGTCGCGCCTACGGCGGCGCGGTGTTCGAGTGGGACGCCCACCTGACGCGACTGGCGAACACCTGCCAGACGCTGGGGATGCCCGACGCCGTGCCCGACGACCTCCACGACCGGATCGACGCGACGCTGTCGGCGAACGGCCTCGCGGACGCGTACGTCCGCGTCTCGGTCACGCGCGGCGTCCAGCCGGGGAAGCTGACGCCCGCGGACGACGTGGAGCCGTCGGTGGTGATTATCGTCAAGCCGCTCCCCCGCGGCGGCGTCGACGGCGAGGACGTGTGGGACGGCCCCGCCGACGTGCGGACGGTCGAGCGGCGCCGGATTCCGGAGACTGCGATGCCCGCCGCCGCCAAGACGCACAACTACCTCGACGGAATTCTGGCGCGACTGGAACTGCGGGGGACGGGGGCAGACGAGTGTCTCGTCCGCGACGTGGACGGCGCCGTCGCGGAGGGGGCGACGAGCAACGTCTTCTTCGTCGACGGCGGGACGCTCAAGACGCCCTCGCTCGCGGGACCGATCCTGCCGGGCGTGACGCGGGCCGTCGTGCTCGAACTGGCCGCCGAGCGTGGGATTCCGGTCGAGACGGGGACCTACGACGTGGACGCGGTGCGCACGGCCGACGAAGCGTTCCTGACGAACACGACGTGGGAGGTGCGGCCGGTGGCGGCCGTCGACGGCGCCGCCGTCGGCGGCGGGGCAACCACCGACGCCCTCGCCGACGCGTTCGACCGACGGGTCGAGGCGTGCTACGGGGCCGCCGACCGGTCGTGA
- a CDS encoding DUF5813 family protein, with protein MTETSGRVARAFRDHDGFERADDGRFEATTTAFDAVVTARESDGRIDYEVGVRVPSLSTAVDGDVAPVIEEGWLETFELRVADADGVVRGDHDFEPSVDPTAGEVVVRFAYTDIDERRGVEDAAAIINYVEGTYVQGIIPGYDYVDPVAGLVDRARGAGER; from the coding sequence ATGACCGAGACATCCGGACGGGTCGCACGGGCGTTCCGCGATCACGACGGCTTCGAACGCGCCGACGACGGTCGGTTCGAGGCGACGACGACGGCGTTCGACGCCGTCGTGACGGCGCGTGAATCCGACGGACGGATCGACTACGAGGTGGGCGTTCGCGTGCCCTCGCTCTCGACGGCCGTCGACGGCGACGTGGCGCCGGTGATCGAGGAGGGATGGCTGGAGACGTTCGAACTCCGCGTGGCCGACGCCGACGGCGTCGTGCGCGGCGACCACGACTTCGAGCCGAGCGTCGACCCCACGGCGGGCGAGGTGGTCGTCAGGTTCGCGTACACCGACATCGACGAGCGCCGCGGCGTCGAGGACGCGGCCGCGATCATCAACTACGTAGAGGGGACGTACGTCCAGGGGATCATCCCCGGGTACGACTACGTCGACCCGGTGGCGGGGCTCGTCGACCGGGCGCGAGGGGCGGGCGAGCGGTAG
- the tmk gene encoding dTMP kinase — MLLTLEGLDGSGKTTIWRALRDRYPSAVFTREPTDSWYGEAVSRSIADDDADPLAELFLYAADHADHLSRVIRPALADGSFVVSDRYSDSRIAYQAATLVDHLDDPFGYVRDLHEPFSRPPDATLYLDVDPETAAERSGGTNKFERADYLRAVRENYERLVSSDPERFVRIDATQSEAAVVDEALAAVERLR, encoded by the coding sequence ATGCTCCTCACGCTGGAGGGTCTCGACGGCAGCGGCAAGACGACGATCTGGCGGGCGCTCCGCGACCGCTACCCGTCGGCCGTCTTCACCCGCGAACCCACCGACTCGTGGTACGGCGAGGCCGTTTCCCGCTCCATCGCCGACGACGACGCCGACCCGCTGGCCGAACTCTTCCTCTACGCCGCCGACCACGCCGATCACCTCTCCCGCGTGATCCGCCCGGCGCTCGCCGACGGGTCGTTCGTCGTCTCCGACCGCTACTCCGACTCCCGCATCGCCTACCAGGCGGCGACGCTCGTCGACCACCTCGACGACCCGTTCGGGTACGTCCGCGACCTCCACGAGCCGTTCTCGCGCCCGCCCGACGCGACGCTGTATCTCGACGTCGACCCCGAAACCGCCGCGGAGCGAAGTGGCGGCACCAACAAGTTCGAGCGCGCCGACTACCTGCGGGCCGTCCGCGAGAACTACGAGCGCCTCGTCTCCAGCGACCCCGAGCGGTTCGTCCGCATCGACGCCACGCAGTCCGAAGCCGCCGTCGTCGACGAGGCCCTGGCCGCCGTCGAGCGACTCCGTTAA